A section of the Maylandia zebra isolate NMK-2024a linkage group LG8, Mzebra_GT3a, whole genome shotgun sequence genome encodes:
- the plaub gene encoding plasminogen activator, urokinase b yields the protein MQSLQTEPRSIMKTMRSFFLCALAFLSAAQAGLLDERRRRELAFSPHSSSSSSSFSSSSQRSGEICLNGGTSVPALISGAHLFCRCTDGFEGTHCETVKASHCYEGVGLYYKGTASKTVSGQTCLQWDEETRRQYLHLDINAGKHNYCRNLHYRRRPWCNVWKNLQLVWEYCDMPLCNFKPLPPVASPVPTQPEHVAEMTTCGQRTRRKQLKIVGGTVATVESHPWIAAIFWRPKSKEKVFRCGGSLISACWVLTAAHCFPDGNNTIAERFTVTLGKNALNESNPSVEQKFRVEKIFIHEGFDNNEGNFNNDIALVKLKTKLGKCAKESSAVRTVCLPPPQQSLQPGFTCDIAGYGKESHALWYRSQYLKEAQVNLLADNVCRGKDYYDNMITDNMFCAARPDWSQDACEGDSGGPLVCEVGSRLFLFGIISWGDGCAKELRPGVYTRVTNYNKWIEAKTHLGSITAGAMFPQK from the exons ATGCAAAGCCTTCAAACCGAGCCGAGAAGCATCATGAAAACAATGAGAAGCTTTTTCCTCTGCGCGCTGGCCTTCCTGTCAGCAGCTCAGGCT ggCCTGCTGGATGAAAGGAGAAGGCGTGAGTTAGCTTTTTCCCcccactcctcctcttcctcgtctTCGTTCTCCTCGTCCTCTCAGCGTTCAG GTGAGATTTGTCTCAACGGCGGCACCTCGGTCCCAGCGCTGATTTCTGGTGCACACCTGTTCTGTCGCTGCACTGATGGCTTTGAAGGCACACATTGTGAAACAG TAAAAGCGAGTCACTGCTATGAGGGAGTGGGACTGTACTACAAAGGCACAGCATCTAAAACAGTCAgcggacaaacatgtttgcaGTGGGACGAGGAGACCAGGAGGCAGTACCTGCATTTGGACATCAACGCCGGGAAGCACAACTACTGCAG aaatCTTCACTACAGACGTCGTCCGTGGTGTAACGTTTGGAAAAACCTGCAGCTGGTGTGGGAATACTGCGACATGCCGCTTTGCAATTTCAAGCCAC TTCCACCTGTGGCTTCACCTGTCCCCACCCAGCCAGAGCACG tTGCAGAGATGACGACATGTGGCCAGCGCACCAGAAGAAAGCAGCTGAAGATCGTTGGCGGAACAGTTGCCACTGTGGAATCCCACCCGTGGATCGCTGCCATATTTTGGCGCCCTAAATCCAAAGAGAAAGTTTTCCGCTGCGGGGGCAGTCTGATCTCCGCCTGCTGGGTCCTCacagctgcccactgcttcCCCGACGG AAATAACACCATAGCAGAGCGCTTCACCGTCACCCTGGGGAAAAACGCCCTGAACGAGAGCAACCCGAGCGTGGAGCAAAAATTCAGGGTGGAAAAAATCTTCATCCACGAAGGGTTTGATAATAACGAGGGGAACTTCAACAACGATATTG CTCTGGTGAAGCTGAAGACCAAACTTGGTAAATGTGCTAAGGAGAGCAGCGCTGTGAGGACGGTCTGCCTGCCGCCACCTCAGCAGAGCCTGCAGCCAGGATTCACCTGTGACATTGCCGGATATGGGAAAGAAAGTCACG ctTTGTGGTACAGGTCTCAATACCTAAAAGAGGCTCAGGTGAACCTCCTCGCCGACAACGTGTGCCGAGGGAAGGATTATTACGATAACATGATTACTGATAACATGTTTTGTGCCGCTCGTCCCGACTGGAGTCAGGATGCCTGCGAG GGAGACTCAGGAGGCCCTCTGGTGTGCGAAGTCGGAAGCAGGCTCTTCCTGTTTGGAATAATCAGCTGGGGCGACGGCTGCGCCAAAGAGCTGCGTCCCGGTGTTTACACCAGAGTGACCAATTACAACAAATGGATAGAAGCGAAGACTCACCTGGGGTCCATCACCGCTGGAGCCATGTTTCCTCAGAAATGA
- the hid1b gene encoding protein HID1b isoform X2, giving the protein MGNADSKLHFRKAVVQLTTKTQPVEASDDVFWDQFWVDSSTTVQDVFALVPAAEIRAVREESPSNLATLCYKAVERLVRGADSGCPSEKERQTVLNCTRLLTRILPYIFEDADWRGFFWSTIPGRAGHLDHDADDEGRPLAESLLLAIADLLFCPDFTIQSHKKNSPDTADDIRAIDSCEYIWEAGVGFAQAPPLNYVHDLNRTELLKLLLTCFSEAMYLPPSAENKVLNPWISFFCSTANRHALPLFTSLLNVVCAYDPVGYGIPYNHLLFSDYREQLVEQAVQILIVTLEHEAGSAASAALQALDPSTCPSAEEEEQEPGGPDNLFVNYLSRIHREEDLSFVLKGLARLLNNPLIQTYLPRSTKKIQFHQELLILFWKFCDFNKKFLFFVLKSSDVLDMLIPILFYLNDARADQSRLGLMHIGVFILLLLSGERNFGVRLNKPYALRVPMDIPVFTGTHADLLIVIFHKIISSGHQRLQPLFDCLLTIIVNISPYLKSLSMVAANKLLHLLEAFSTPWFLFSSLQNHHLVFFLLEVCNNIIQYQFDGNFNLVYAIIRKRNVFHQLANLSSDTTSIQRALQKKRRTGISRANSVENESMEGSRPAVPAEPGTLKASLEATPGIDKITEKSQVSQDGTMITVPHLDSPHTSKSSIAAGASDSESERDHEVNRMQSESARSRLSSVSSTAAWSANSDWVSSWKAKLPLQTIMRLLQVLVPQVEKICIDKGLTDESEILKFLQHGTLVGLLPVPHPILIRKYQANAGTAMWFRTYIWGVIYLRNVDPPIWYDTDIRLFEIQRI; this is encoded by the exons ATGGGAAACGCAGACAGCAAACTTCACTTCAGGAAAGCGGTGGTCCAGCTGACAACCAAAACTCAG CCCGTCGAAGCCTCAGACGACGTGTTCTGGGATCAGTTCTGGGTGGACTCCTCCACCACGGTTCAGGATGTTTTTGCTCTGGTTCCTGCGGCAGAGATCAGAGCCGTCAGAGAGGAGTCTCCGTCAAACCTGGCAACCCTCTGCTACAAG GCGGTGGAGAGGCTGGTCCGGGGAGCAGACTCCGGCTGCCCCTCTGAGAAGGAGCGCCAGACCGTGTTGAACTGCACGCGCCTGCTCACCCGCATCCTGCCCTACATCTTCGAGGATGCCGACTGGAGGGGCTTCTTCTGGTCCACCATCCCCGGCCGAGCGGGG CACTTGGACCACGATGCTGATGACGAAGGTCGGCCTCTGGCTGAGTCCCTGCTGCTGGCCATTGCTGACCTGCTCTTCTGTCCAGATTTCACCATCCAGAGCCACAAGAAGAACAGCCCG GATACAGCTGATGACATACGAGCCATAGACAGCTGTGAGTACATCTGGGAGGCCGGCGTGGGCTTCGCTCAGGCACCTCCTCTGAACTACGTCCACGACCTGAACAG GACAGAGCTGCTGAAGTTACTCCTCACCTGCTTCTCTGAAGCCATGTACCTTCCTCCCTCCGCTGAAAACAAAGTCCTCAACCCCTGGATCTCCTTCTTCTGCTCCACAGCCAACAG ACACGCCCTGCCTCTGTTCACCTCCCTGCTCAATGTGGTTTGTGCCTACGACCCCGTGGGCTACGGCATCCCGTACAACCACCTGCTGTTCTCAGACTACCGGGAGCAGCTGGTGGAGCAGGCGGTCCAGATCCTTATCGTCACCCTGGAGCACGAGGCTGGCTCAGCCGCCAGCGCCGCCCTCCAGGCCCTGGACCCCTCAACATGTCCCtcagctgaggaggaggagcaagag CCTGGTGGACCTGACAACCTGTTTGTGAATTATCTCTCCAGGATACACAGAGAGGAG GACTTGAGCTTTGTCCTTAAAGGTCTGGCTCGGCTGCTCAATAACCCTCTCATCCAGACGTATCTGCCCCGATCCACCAAGAAGATCCAGTTCCaccaggagctgctgatcctcTTCTGGAAATTCTGCGACTTCAACAAG aaATTCCTCTTCTTCGTCCTGAAGAGCAGCGACGTGTTGGACATGTTGATTCCCATCCTCTTCTACCTGAACGATGCCCGAGCGGATCAGT CCCGGCTCGGCCTCATGCACATCGGCGTCttcatcctgctgctgctgagtggAGAAAGAAACTTTGGCGTCCGTCTGAACAAGCCGTACGCTCTCCGTGTGCCCATGGACATTCCTGTGTTCACAGGAACCCACGCCGACCTGCTCATAGTG ATCTTCCACAAAATCATCTCCAGCGGACACCAGCGTCTCCAGCCTCTGTTCGACTGCCTGCTCACCATCATAGTGAACA TTTCACCTTACCTGAAGAGCCTGTCCATGGTGGCAGCCAACAAACTGCTTCACCTCCTGGAGGCCTTCTCCACGCCCTGGTTCCTCTTCTCCTCACTGCAGAACCACCACCTGGTCTTCTTCCTGCTGGAGGTCTGCAACAACATCATCCAGTATCAGTTTGATG GTAACTTCAACCTGGTGTACGCCATCATCCGTAAGCGAAACGTTTTCCACCAGCTGGCCAACCTGTCGTCCGATACCACGTCTATTCAGAGGGCCCtgcaaaagaagaggaggacggGAATCTCTAGGGCGAACTCTGTAGAGAATGAGTCCATGGAGGGCTCCAGACCTGCTGTACCCGCCGAGCCCGGCACACTCAAAGCCAGCTTAGAGGCCACTCCAG GAATCGATAAGATAACAGAGAAGTCTCAGGTGAGTCAGGATGGAACGATGATCACTGTGCCACATTTGGACTCTCCGCACACGTCTAAAAGCAGCATCGCAGCCGGAGCCAGCGACAGCGAGTCTGAGAGAGATCACGAG GTTAACCGCATGCAGTCGGAGTCGGCGAGGAGTCGACTGTCGAGCGTCTCATCAACGGCTGCGTGGAGCGCTAACTCCGACTGG GTCTCCTCGTGGAAGGCCAAACTTCCCCTGCAGACGATCATGAGGTTGCTGCAAGTCCTGGTTCCTCAGGTGGAGAAGATTTGCATCGACAA GGGTCTGACTGACGAGTCGGAAATCCTCAAGTTCCTGCAGCACGGCACACTCGTGGGTCTCCTACCCGTCCCCCACCCCATCCTCATCAGGAAGTACCAAGCCAACGCTGGCACAGCCATGTGGTTCCGCACATACATTTGGGGCGTCATCTACTTACG taatgTTGACCCTCCGATCTGGTACGACACCGACATCAGGCTGTTTGAGATCCAGAGGATTTAG
- the hid1b gene encoding protein HID1b isoform X1 — translation MGNADSKLHFRKAVVQLTTKTQPVEASDDVFWDQFWVDSSTTVQDVFALVPAAEIRAVREESPSNLATLCYKAVERLVRGADSGCPSEKERQTVLNCTRLLTRILPYIFEDADWRGFFWSTIPGRAGHLDHDADDEGRPLAESLLLAIADLLFCPDFTIQSHKKNSPDTADDIRAIDSCEYIWEAGVGFAQAPPLNYVHDLNRTELLKLLLTCFSEAMYLPPSAENKVLNPWISFFCSTANRHALPLFTSLLNVVCAYDPVGYGIPYNHLLFSDYREQLVEQAVQILIVTLEHEAGSAASAALQALDPSTCPSAEEEEQEVHTPGGPDNLFVNYLSRIHREEDLSFVLKGLARLLNNPLIQTYLPRSTKKIQFHQELLILFWKFCDFNKKFLFFVLKSSDVLDMLIPILFYLNDARADQSRLGLMHIGVFILLLLSGERNFGVRLNKPYALRVPMDIPVFTGTHADLLIVIFHKIISSGHQRLQPLFDCLLTIIVNISPYLKSLSMVAANKLLHLLEAFSTPWFLFSSLQNHHLVFFLLEVCNNIIQYQFDGNFNLVYAIIRKRNVFHQLANLSSDTTSIQRALQKKRRTGISRANSVENESMEGSRPAVPAEPGTLKASLEATPGIDKITEKSQVSQDGTMITVPHLDSPHTSKSSIAAGASDSESERDHEVNRMQSESARSRLSSVSSTAAWSANSDWVSSWKAKLPLQTIMRLLQVLVPQVEKICIDKGLTDESEILKFLQHGTLVGLLPVPHPILIRKYQANAGTAMWFRTYIWGVIYLRNVDPPIWYDTDIRLFEIQRI, via the exons ATGGGAAACGCAGACAGCAAACTTCACTTCAGGAAAGCGGTGGTCCAGCTGACAACCAAAACTCAG CCCGTCGAAGCCTCAGACGACGTGTTCTGGGATCAGTTCTGGGTGGACTCCTCCACCACGGTTCAGGATGTTTTTGCTCTGGTTCCTGCGGCAGAGATCAGAGCCGTCAGAGAGGAGTCTCCGTCAAACCTGGCAACCCTCTGCTACAAG GCGGTGGAGAGGCTGGTCCGGGGAGCAGACTCCGGCTGCCCCTCTGAGAAGGAGCGCCAGACCGTGTTGAACTGCACGCGCCTGCTCACCCGCATCCTGCCCTACATCTTCGAGGATGCCGACTGGAGGGGCTTCTTCTGGTCCACCATCCCCGGCCGAGCGGGG CACTTGGACCACGATGCTGATGACGAAGGTCGGCCTCTGGCTGAGTCCCTGCTGCTGGCCATTGCTGACCTGCTCTTCTGTCCAGATTTCACCATCCAGAGCCACAAGAAGAACAGCCCG GATACAGCTGATGACATACGAGCCATAGACAGCTGTGAGTACATCTGGGAGGCCGGCGTGGGCTTCGCTCAGGCACCTCCTCTGAACTACGTCCACGACCTGAACAG GACAGAGCTGCTGAAGTTACTCCTCACCTGCTTCTCTGAAGCCATGTACCTTCCTCCCTCCGCTGAAAACAAAGTCCTCAACCCCTGGATCTCCTTCTTCTGCTCCACAGCCAACAG ACACGCCCTGCCTCTGTTCACCTCCCTGCTCAATGTGGTTTGTGCCTACGACCCCGTGGGCTACGGCATCCCGTACAACCACCTGCTGTTCTCAGACTACCGGGAGCAGCTGGTGGAGCAGGCGGTCCAGATCCTTATCGTCACCCTGGAGCACGAGGCTGGCTCAGCCGCCAGCGCCGCCCTCCAGGCCCTGGACCCCTCAACATGTCCCtcagctgaggaggaggagcaagaggtACATACA CCTGGTGGACCTGACAACCTGTTTGTGAATTATCTCTCCAGGATACACAGAGAGGAG GACTTGAGCTTTGTCCTTAAAGGTCTGGCTCGGCTGCTCAATAACCCTCTCATCCAGACGTATCTGCCCCGATCCACCAAGAAGATCCAGTTCCaccaggagctgctgatcctcTTCTGGAAATTCTGCGACTTCAACAAG aaATTCCTCTTCTTCGTCCTGAAGAGCAGCGACGTGTTGGACATGTTGATTCCCATCCTCTTCTACCTGAACGATGCCCGAGCGGATCAGT CCCGGCTCGGCCTCATGCACATCGGCGTCttcatcctgctgctgctgagtggAGAAAGAAACTTTGGCGTCCGTCTGAACAAGCCGTACGCTCTCCGTGTGCCCATGGACATTCCTGTGTTCACAGGAACCCACGCCGACCTGCTCATAGTG ATCTTCCACAAAATCATCTCCAGCGGACACCAGCGTCTCCAGCCTCTGTTCGACTGCCTGCTCACCATCATAGTGAACA TTTCACCTTACCTGAAGAGCCTGTCCATGGTGGCAGCCAACAAACTGCTTCACCTCCTGGAGGCCTTCTCCACGCCCTGGTTCCTCTTCTCCTCACTGCAGAACCACCACCTGGTCTTCTTCCTGCTGGAGGTCTGCAACAACATCATCCAGTATCAGTTTGATG GTAACTTCAACCTGGTGTACGCCATCATCCGTAAGCGAAACGTTTTCCACCAGCTGGCCAACCTGTCGTCCGATACCACGTCTATTCAGAGGGCCCtgcaaaagaagaggaggacggGAATCTCTAGGGCGAACTCTGTAGAGAATGAGTCCATGGAGGGCTCCAGACCTGCTGTACCCGCCGAGCCCGGCACACTCAAAGCCAGCTTAGAGGCCACTCCAG GAATCGATAAGATAACAGAGAAGTCTCAGGTGAGTCAGGATGGAACGATGATCACTGTGCCACATTTGGACTCTCCGCACACGTCTAAAAGCAGCATCGCAGCCGGAGCCAGCGACAGCGAGTCTGAGAGAGATCACGAG GTTAACCGCATGCAGTCGGAGTCGGCGAGGAGTCGACTGTCGAGCGTCTCATCAACGGCTGCGTGGAGCGCTAACTCCGACTGG GTCTCCTCGTGGAAGGCCAAACTTCCCCTGCAGACGATCATGAGGTTGCTGCAAGTCCTGGTTCCTCAGGTGGAGAAGATTTGCATCGACAA GGGTCTGACTGACGAGTCGGAAATCCTCAAGTTCCTGCAGCACGGCACACTCGTGGGTCTCCTACCCGTCCCCCACCCCATCCTCATCAGGAAGTACCAAGCCAACGCTGGCACAGCCATGTGGTTCCGCACATACATTTGGGGCGTCATCTACTTACG taatgTTGACCCTCCGATCTGGTACGACACCGACATCAGGCTGTTTGAGATCCAGAGGATTTAG
- the LOC101473762 gene encoding proton channel OTOP3: MSTDRDAGDLELDTVCGTPENPTSEPLQSSDHHQTHEQELDPVLLWVPSGRRLISGLVGLNVVLLGTALVIGENFNPEGLSHQEPEVFLLVLMGISLIWMFWYLLWARRHPDISPHRDHHAGGVPVILALLLFAAFSLLLFVFRVGYLMSTRECKPAATLISPFMEAPFLTLQTYLLWAHSKDCIHRHKIITRSGLMMILSTDLLLWLNAVTEDNIHVEIELGKRNGLADDDTPDRDSSDLAGNSTCQCNASTACLAFRKGFEIFFPFNIEYYLMAGCLIYVMWKNVGRITGPDHHVTEKKTLYIVCTGGITLGLVFGGLVLAAGVTAFVLYQVYVSQPEFRLTAFFIFYGYHLVVMPIMSLCSLVGLIVQRLESRAREVGPNPSRRLDVVLLMAAALGQLALSYFSVVAALGIGTDGPLGELDLSYSLLSLLELILQNIFIIEGLHRHPHLSIKKKKKKQMSSIFKMKKKAQENKKTDISLLEAKISAPPTVQEQGATKPWAKRVRQEICAFLILSNIMLWLIPAFGVHPQFENGLGKEFFGFTTWFIMMNLGQPLSVFYRMHSVAALTELLISA; the protein is encoded by the exons ATGAGCACGGATCGTGATGCTGGAGACTTGGAGCTGGATACTGTCTGTGGGACACCTGAAAATCCCACTAGTGAACCTCTCCAGAGCTCAGACCATCATCAGACTCATGAACAGGAGCTGGACCCGGTGCTGCTGTGGGTTCCCAGTGGGAGACGCCTAATCTCTGGTTTGGTGGGTCTCAATGTGGTTCTGCTGGGAACCGCTCTGGTGATCGGCGAAAACTTCAACCCTGAGGGTCTGAGCCACCAGGAGCCTGAGGTGTTCCTGCTGGTGCTCATGGGGATCAGCCTGATCTGGATGTTCTGGTACCTGCTGTGGGCCAGGAGACATCCGGATATAAGCCCGCACAGAGACCACCACGCCGGGGGGGTCCCTGTCATCC TGGCTCTCCTGCTCTTTGCTGCCTTCAGcctgctgctgtttgtcttCAGGGTCGGTTATTTGATGAGTACGAGGGAGTGCAAGCCTGCTGCAACGCTGATTTCACCGTTCATGGAGGCTCCTTTTCTCACTCTGCAG ACATATTTACTGTGGGCTCACTCCAAAGACTGCATTCACAGACACAAGATAATCACAAG GTCTGGACTGATGATGATCCTCTCCACTGATCTACTGCTGTGGCTGAACGCCGTGACAGAGGACAACATCCACGTGGAGATCGAGCTGGGAAAACGAAACGGCCTCGCTGATGACGACACACCTGATAGGGACAGCTCAGACTTAGCAG GGAATTCAACCTGTCAGTGCAACGCGAGCACAGCCTGCCTCGCCTTCAGGAAGGGCTTTGAAATCTTTTTTCCCTTCAACATAGAATACTACCTGATGGCAGGCTGCTTGATCTATGTGATGTGGAAGAACGTGGGCCGCATAACGGGTCCAGATCACCACGTCACAGAGAAGAAGACCCTGTATATTGTGTGCACAGGTGGGATCACATTGGGCCTCGTGTTTGGGGGCCTGGTTCTGGCTGCAGGAGTGACTGCCTTCGTTCTCTATCAGGTCTATGTGAGCCAGCCGGAGTTTCGCCTCACCGCCTTCTTCATATTTTATGGCTATCATTTAGTCGTCATGCCCATCATGTCTCTCTGCTCTCTGGTCGGGCTAATAGTCCAAAGGTTAGAGAGTAGGGCACGCGAAGTGGGGCCTAATCCCTCTCGTAGGCTGGATGTGGTCCTCCTGATGGCGGCGGCCCTGGGCCAGCTCGCTCTGTCCTACTTCTCCGTGGTGGCAGCTTTGGGCATAGGCACCGATGGCCCTCTGGGGGAACTGGATCTGTCCTACTCCCTCTTGAGTCTGCTGGAGCTCATCCTCCAGAACATCTTCATCATTGAAGGCCTCCACAGACACCCACACCTCAGcatcaagaagaagaagaagaagcagatgaGCAGTATtttcaaa ATGAAGAAAAAAGCACAAGAGAACAAAAAGACAGATATATCTCTACTGGAGGCCAAAATATCAGCGCCCCCTACAGTCCAGGAGCAGGGGGCAACAAAACCCTGGGCCAAAAGAGTGAGACAAGAGATCTGCGCTTTCCTCATTCTCTCAAATATCATG CTGTGGCTGATTCCTGCATTTGGAGTCCACCCGCAGTTCGAGAACGGCCTGGGAAAAGAGTTCTTCGGCTTCACCACTTGGTTTATTATGATGAATTTGGGTCAGCCGCTCAGCGTCTTCTACAGGATGCACTCGGTGGCAGCTTTAACGGAGCTGCTCATCTCTGCATGA
- the ush1gb gene encoding pre-mRNA splicing regulator USH1G isoform X2 yields MNDRYHRAARDGFLDVLKEATRKDLNAPDEDGMTPTLWAAYHGNLEALRLIVSRGGDPDKCDIWGNTPLHLAAANGHHNCLSFLVAFGANVWCLDNDYHTPLDMAATKGHMDCVRYLDSIAAKQITINPKLVSKLKDRAFRAAERRIKECAKLQKKHHERMSRKFMKESAALDNLDAISFSSYTSSSTLSRKFNTVTSNMPYSQATLHSTAKGKAKIQKKLEKKKQVDGTFKIYEDGRKSVRSLSGLQLGNDVMFLKQGTYTNPRERSRLNIRDMFPRDIDDDADTISRAMSDPGLHEAAYSEISADSGRDSLFTRPGLGTMVFRRNYMSGGMFGIGVEESVAGSEPVGRAPNVRLRGKLPRHLPSFDEDSIGSALSLQERNLQELPWEETELGLDEDMEPENNPLETFLASQSLSEFMPIFRREKIDLEALLLCSDTDLTSIHIPLGPRKKLLDACKRRLDTLDEPEAIEDTEL; encoded by the exons ATGAACGACCGGTATCACCGGGCGGCCCGGGACGGCTTCCTGGACGTGCTAAAGGAGGCCACACGGAAGGATCTGAACGCCCCGGACGAGGATGGGATGACACCGACCTTATGGGCCGCTTACCACGGCAACCTGGAGGCGCTCCGGCTCATCGTGAGCAGAGG AGGTGACCCGGACAAATGCGACATTTGGGGGAACACACCGCTCCACCTGGCAGCTGCCAACGGCCACCATAACTGCCTGTCCTTCCTGGTGGCTTTCGGTGCCAACGTGTGGTGTCTCGACAATGACTACCACACGCCGCTGGACATGGCTGCCACCAAGGGCCACATGGACTGCGTTCGCTACCTGGACTCCATCGCCGCCAAGCAGATTACCATCAACCCAAAGCTGGTCAGCAAGCTCAAGGATCGGGCGTTTCGCGCCGCGGAGCGCCGGATCAAAGAGTGCGCAAAGCTGCAGAAGAAACACCATGAACGCATGTCAAGGAAGTTCATGAAGGAGTCTGCGGCCTTAGACAACTTGGACGCTATTAGCTTTTCTAGCTACACTAGCAGCAGCACTCTGAGCCGCAAGTTCAACACTGTCACCTCCAACATGCCATACTCGCAG GCCACCCTGCATTCGACAGCCAAGGGCAAGGCCAAGATACAGAAGAAGCTCGAGAAAAAGAAGCAGGTTGACGGTACGTTCAAGATCTACGAAGATGGCAGGAAAAGCGTGCGCTCGCTGTCTGGCCTGCAGCTAGGCAATGACGTGATGTTCCTCAAACAGGGCACCTACACCAACCCCAGAGAGCGGTCGCGGCTCAACATCCGTGATATGTTTCCCCGTGACATTGACGACGATGCTGACACCATCTCCCGAGCCATGAGTGACCCAGGCCTCCACGAGGCGGCTTATTCCGAGATCAGCGCAGACTCCGGGCGTGACTCGCTGTTCACTCGACCGGGGCTCGGGACCATGGTTTTCAGGAGGAACTATATGAGCGGAGGCATGTTTGGAATTGGGGTAGAGGAAAGCGTTGCAGGGAGTGAACCTGTGGGGAGAGCGCCTAACGTCCGACTGCGAGGAAAACTGCCTCGACACTTGCCCAGCTTCGATGAGGATAGTATTGGCAGCGCTTTGAGCCTGCAAGAAAGAAATCTGCAGGAGCTGCCCTGGGAGGAGACTGAGCTTGGGCTGGATGAGGACATGGAGCCAGAGAACAATCCTCTGGAGACTTTCCTGGCCTCTCAGAGTCTCAGTGAGTTCATGCCCATATTCAGGAGGGAGAAGATCGACTTGGAAGCTCTGTTGCTATGCTCTGATACAGACCTCACCAGTATCCACATCCCTCTAGGGCCCAGGAAAAAACTGTTGGATGCCTGTAAGAGACGTTTGGATACTCTGGATGAACCAGAGGCCATTGAAGATACTGAGCTGTGA
- the ush1gb gene encoding pre-mRNA splicing regulator USH1G isoform X1, producing the protein MNDRYHRAARDGFLDVLKEATRKDLNAPDEDGMTPTLWAAYHGNLEALRLIVSRGGDPDKCDIWGNTPLHLAAANGHHNCLSFLVAFGANVWCLDNDYHTPLDMAATKGHMDCVRYLDSIAAKQITINPKLVSKLKDRAFRAAERRIKECAKLQKKHHERMSRKFMKESAALDNLDAISFSSYTSSSTLSRKFNTVTSNMPYSQVATLHSTAKGKAKIQKKLEKKKQVDGTFKIYEDGRKSVRSLSGLQLGNDVMFLKQGTYTNPRERSRLNIRDMFPRDIDDDADTISRAMSDPGLHEAAYSEISADSGRDSLFTRPGLGTMVFRRNYMSGGMFGIGVEESVAGSEPVGRAPNVRLRGKLPRHLPSFDEDSIGSALSLQERNLQELPWEETELGLDEDMEPENNPLETFLASQSLSEFMPIFRREKIDLEALLLCSDTDLTSIHIPLGPRKKLLDACKRRLDTLDEPEAIEDTEL; encoded by the exons ATGAACGACCGGTATCACCGGGCGGCCCGGGACGGCTTCCTGGACGTGCTAAAGGAGGCCACACGGAAGGATCTGAACGCCCCGGACGAGGATGGGATGACACCGACCTTATGGGCCGCTTACCACGGCAACCTGGAGGCGCTCCGGCTCATCGTGAGCAGAGG AGGTGACCCGGACAAATGCGACATTTGGGGGAACACACCGCTCCACCTGGCAGCTGCCAACGGCCACCATAACTGCCTGTCCTTCCTGGTGGCTTTCGGTGCCAACGTGTGGTGTCTCGACAATGACTACCACACGCCGCTGGACATGGCTGCCACCAAGGGCCACATGGACTGCGTTCGCTACCTGGACTCCATCGCCGCCAAGCAGATTACCATCAACCCAAAGCTGGTCAGCAAGCTCAAGGATCGGGCGTTTCGCGCCGCGGAGCGCCGGATCAAAGAGTGCGCAAAGCTGCAGAAGAAACACCATGAACGCATGTCAAGGAAGTTCATGAAGGAGTCTGCGGCCTTAGACAACTTGGACGCTATTAGCTTTTCTAGCTACACTAGCAGCAGCACTCTGAGCCGCAAGTTCAACACTGTCACCTCCAACATGCCATACTCGCAGGTG GCCACCCTGCATTCGACAGCCAAGGGCAAGGCCAAGATACAGAAGAAGCTCGAGAAAAAGAAGCAGGTTGACGGTACGTTCAAGATCTACGAAGATGGCAGGAAAAGCGTGCGCTCGCTGTCTGGCCTGCAGCTAGGCAATGACGTGATGTTCCTCAAACAGGGCACCTACACCAACCCCAGAGAGCGGTCGCGGCTCAACATCCGTGATATGTTTCCCCGTGACATTGACGACGATGCTGACACCATCTCCCGAGCCATGAGTGACCCAGGCCTCCACGAGGCGGCTTATTCCGAGATCAGCGCAGACTCCGGGCGTGACTCGCTGTTCACTCGACCGGGGCTCGGGACCATGGTTTTCAGGAGGAACTATATGAGCGGAGGCATGTTTGGAATTGGGGTAGAGGAAAGCGTTGCAGGGAGTGAACCTGTGGGGAGAGCGCCTAACGTCCGACTGCGAGGAAAACTGCCTCGACACTTGCCCAGCTTCGATGAGGATAGTATTGGCAGCGCTTTGAGCCTGCAAGAAAGAAATCTGCAGGAGCTGCCCTGGGAGGAGACTGAGCTTGGGCTGGATGAGGACATGGAGCCAGAGAACAATCCTCTGGAGACTTTCCTGGCCTCTCAGAGTCTCAGTGAGTTCATGCCCATATTCAGGAGGGAGAAGATCGACTTGGAAGCTCTGTTGCTATGCTCTGATACAGACCTCACCAGTATCCACATCCCTCTAGGGCCCAGGAAAAAACTGTTGGATGCCTGTAAGAGACGTTTGGATACTCTGGATGAACCAGAGGCCATTGAAGATACTGAGCTGTGA